The Candidatus Rubidus massiliensis DNA segment CTCTTAAAGCGAGCCATGCGCATTGGTACAAACCATGGATCATTATCCGATCGCATTCTAAATCGCTATGGGGATACCCCACAAGGAATGGTGGAATCTGCGTTAGAATTTGCAAGAGTATGTCGCAAAAATAACTTTCATGACATTATTTTTTCTATGAAATCTTCTAACCCTCAAGTGATGATATTAGCTTATCGCCTTTTGGTGGCAGAAATGATGAAATTAGGCTGGGATTATCCTTTGCACTTAGGAGTAACGGAAGCTGGAGAAGGGGAAGACGGACGCATTAAGTCAGCTATGGGAATTGGCTCGTTGCTTCTTGATGGCATTGGAGATACTATTCGAGTATCTCTAACAGAAGATGCCTATAGAGAAATTGATCCATGCCAACGTTTAATTCATTTTGCAAAGCACTATGAAGAAAGTAAAGGAGTCGCGCCCTTTACCGATTTTCGAAATATAGAAACAATTGAAAGAAGATCTTTGACTTTGCCAAAAAACATTTCTTTACATAGAGATGGAAGCGTCATTCTTGGTGTTACCGCAAAAGATATGCAAGAGCCAAATTTTTACAAAAATTTGGGATGTGATGTGCAATTGGGAAAACCAAAACTCAAAATTTCAAGTACTGATTGTATAGTTGTAAAAGAGTTTTCTAATTCAAATATGGGCACTATACTAAAAAACTTGCTAGAAGTTGGCATTACAACTTTTAGTCAGTGTGAATTCAAAGGGGTTCCCATCCATACATTACAAGAAGCTCGTGAATATTATTCGCAGTGGGAACAAAATAATCGTTTTTCTATTAATCCCTTACCTCAAGAATCAACTTACCTTATGATTCAAGACGAAACCGAAAATGAGTGGAAGATACTTGAGACAGTTAAACCGGATGTAATTTTTTTAGCTCCAACCCAAGATAGATTGCATTATAGTCGATCATTTTTTAATTGGTTGCATAAGAAAGGAATTACGACACCAGTTATTTTAAGTTTTACATATTTGGTACCAAAAGAAGATTTAATCATTCAAGCTGCCGCTGAATGTGGCGCTTTACTTTGTGATGGATTAGGGGATGGCATTTGGATTCAAGCTCAAGAAGACATAAATTTTATTCGCAATTTAAGTTTTAGCATTTTGCAAGCCGCACGCATGAGAACTTCTAAAACCGATTTCATTTCTTGCCCAAGCTGCGGAAGAACTCTTTTTGATTTACAAGAAGTATCTAAAAGAATTCGTTTAAGAACATCCCACTTACCAGGTGTTAAAATTGCGATTATGGGATGTATTGTCAATGGACCTGGCGAAATGGCAGATGCTGACTTTGGCTATGTAGGTTCAAAACCCGGCATGATTGATTTATATGTTGGCAAAGAATGTGTAGAAAAAGACATTACTTTTGAACAAGCAGACGATCGTTTAGTGGAATTAATTAAGAAACATGGACGTTGGGTTGAACCTGAAGTCACAAATGAAATTAGCGTAGGTATTTAAAAAATATTTTAGATATTTTATAACCATCTTTTCCTCATAGACAAGCATGTTAATTTATGATACGCATGAAATTGCGTAGATTTAAAATAGTTGTAAATTAACATGAAAAAATTAAATCCATCAACTTCGTCCCTTTTTGGCTTAAATTGGATGATATTTTTTTTATCCGATGTAAGACCTGGGATTGGTCCTTTCCTATCTATTTATTTAAGATCCTATCTCAATTGGAGTACAGACTTAGTAGGTATAGCGCTTGGTACTACCGATTTAACAGCCTCCATTTGTCAAATTCCAAGTGGCTTACTGGTTGATAGTGTAAAAGCAAAGCGATTTATTTTGTTTTTAGCTTGTTTATGTATCGCGCTTGCTTGTTCTTTAATCATAAGTTTTCCAACATTTTATACCATTGTTTTTGCCCAAGCCTTAATAGGGATATCAGCCGCTATTATTCCACCAAGTATAGCTTCTATCACACTTGGACTTGTCGGTAGAGAAAAGTTTCCAAAAAGGATTAGTTTAAATGAAACGTGGAGTCATGCAGGGAATGTTGTAACAGCCGCAATTGTTGGTGTTTTAAGTTATCTTTTTGGTTTGCCATGGATCGTTTATTTAGTAGTCATTTTTGCAACCCTCAGTTCTTATTTTATGACCTATATCAATCCAGCTGAAATTCATCACGATATTGCAAGAGAATTAAACAATGGAAACAATGGCAATGAAAAAGCTATTTCAATTGCACAGTATTTAAAAACAAGTCCTTTGCTGCTTTTTTGTTGTTCCGTTTTTCTGTTTCATTTTTCTAACGCTGCGCAATTACCTTTAATTGGTCAACTATTGTCGTCAAAAAACGCTTCGATCAGTTCAATTTTTATGGGAGCGTGTATTATTTTAGCGCAACTTGTCATGATCGTTATCGCTTATAGTATGGGCTTTTGGATGAATAAAACGGGAAGAAAACCTTTATTTTTGCTAGGTTTAATGATTTTGCCTTTAAGAGCAATTCTGTATACATTAACAGAAAATCCAATTCTTTTACTTTGTATTCAGTTGTTAGATGGAATCGGGGCAGGGATATTTGGAGTTATCGGGATAGTTACCATTTCAGATATTGCCAAGGGAACGGGCAGATTTAATTTTTCAGTTGGATTAATGGCTTTATTTCAAGGGATTGGCGCATCGTTTAGCAACATTTTTTCTGGCATAATAGTAAGCCATTATGGATTTAATACAGGTTTTTTCACTTTAGCTTTTATTGGGCTAATTGGAATAGCCTTTTATGGACTGTTAATGCCGGAAACAAAAGTAGAGGCAAAATAGGATGCAAATCGGATCCTTGGCTATTTTTATTCTAGTCTACTTAGGAATGGTTTTAGGGTCTTGGCCAGGGCTTGCCATTGATCGCACCGGAATTGCTCTTTTAGGAGCTATCGCATTTATAGAATTACAAAATATAACAATCGGAGAGGCAACTCAATACATTGATGCTCCCTCTCTTGCCATTTTATTTAGTTTTATGATTATTTCAGCACAATTTTACTATAGTGGCTTTTACACAAAAGTTGTGCAAGAATGGGATAAAAGAAATTTTACGCCACGTAAGTTGTTATTTAATATCATTGTTGCATCAGCTCTTCTTTCTGCAATCTTGATAAATGATATCGTATGTCTTGCCTTAACACCCTTAATTATTAATATTTGTAGCAAAAAAAACTTAAATCCAATTCCATTTTTGTTAGGATTAGTTTTTTCTTCTAATATTGGGTCTGCTTTAACTTTAATCGGTAACCCACAAAACTTGTTAATTGGACAAGTCAAAGAGATTTCTTTTACCGGTTATTTACAATTTTCTTTTGTTCCTTGTTTTTTAAGTCTTTTAGCCACGTGGGCTATAATAGTCTTCCTGTATCAAAAAAACTGGTATGCATCACATGATATTAAATCTTTAAAGGAAATAACTTACGACAATTGGCAGAGTAAGAAAGGGATAGTGGTCATTTGTATTGTATTGTTCTTTTTTATTTTTACCAATTTGCCAAGAGATAAGATATCTTTAGCAGCAGCCGGCATACTTTTGCTGAGTCGTAAAATGGCGTCCAAAACGATTCTAAATTTTATAGATTGGCAATTGTTAGTCCTTTTTATTGGATTATTTATTGTAAATAAAAGCTTTTTACAAATGAATAGCTTGTCATCCATTTCAAATTATTTACCTTTAAGCTTTATAGACTTAAATAATCCTTTTTGGTTAATTGCAGTCGTTGTAATAACTTCAAATTTAATATCAAACGTGCCTGCTGTGATGTTAATGCTTCCATTCATCGAAACTGATTTTCAAGGTTCATTATTAGCAATAGCTAGTACTTTTGCAGGCAATTTATTTATTGTAGGTAGTATTGCCAATATAATCGTTGTTACTCAAGCATCGAATATGGGAATTACAATTGATTGGAAAAAATATCTTAAACTCGGTTTTCCGATCACTATGGGATCATTTCTTATTTTAATTGTTTGGCTGTATGTATGGCAATTTTTAATTTAATCAGACATTAGGTGCTTAATTTTTATTGTAAGCAAAAGGTTTTTGCGTGCGTTTCTATTGCCTTATTGACTAATTGGATATAATAATTGTCATTCAAAATAGCTTCCATGGTGTTAACAGGGACAGCTTGATACTTATTAATTAAACTTTGAATAGAAAGCTTTTTGCCAGTTTGAACATCTATCGGACTAATTATATTTTGTTCCTCATTTTGATTTATATTGTCATCAAAAAATAGGGAAAGGGTTGATTTATCTGAAGAATCTACTAAAAATGGTTTTGCATAAAGCGTGGCAAGTTTTCCGAAAGACCAATAATTCCAATCGTCACGTATAGCTAAAGAAGGGGAGTGTTTGAAGAATTGATAGATCTCTTGAGGATGATTTAATTCCTTATTTTGAATAAATAAATGACCCTTTTTAAAATGGCCTTCACCTTTAAAAAGGGGTCGATAGTGCTTATTGATTTCTTTAGCTATATCATAAACCTCTTCACCATAACTTCTAAGGATTAAAGTATAGCAATAACCCTCACCATCTAGCATTCCTAAAAGTTTATAAAAGGATGGAAATACAGGGCTTTTTGATTCATATAGTTTACAAAAAAGAGTTTTATACATTGCATTCGCTTCGCAATACAAGGGGTGATTCGTCTCTTTTAAAAATTGTAAAAAAGTATCTAATTTTTTTATCCGTTCTTTTTTTAAAGTCATATCATTAGCTTGTCCTGGCAAAGCAATATGAAGAATGTAGTCTTCATAAGTGATTGCTTTGCCGATTTTACCCGTCCAGTCGTATTGAAAATGGGAGGCTAGCAATTCGTTTAGAACATTTTCTAAACTTTTGCCACTAGCTTTATCGGTTGCTATCAACGTTTTATTTACGTCGAAATACAAGATTAAATGAGGCTTATCTGCCAATAAAGAGCTACAAACTAAACAAAAAATGAGAAGGTAATTTTTAATCATAAAGATTTACTAATTGAAATTAAGGCCTATTTAATCGAAAAGAAGGTTTTAATTTTTAAAACCTTCTTAACATTAATCGTAAAGCTTCTTCAAGATTTTTTTAAGAATGTTTCATAGGCTTTTTTAGTTTGATAGATAATTCTAGCCAATTCATCTAAAAATAAAGCAATTATCTCTTGATCGTTAGCTTTTGGACCAACCGTTTCAAAAGGTAAATTAGGTATTATAGATCTCACCACAAGGTCTTGACGATTTACATAGGGCTGATTGCTTATAGCTAAAACCTTACTTGGCAATTTATCAAGGTTTTTTTTCCATAAATAAACTGTATCATCCGTGTTGGGTCTTATTTGTTTTCCAGTTTTTTCATCCATTTTCATAGGCGCATTAACAAAGGTAACTTTTATCATTCTCATCTCTTCTGCCATTTCAGCTTGATCCCAAATCATTTGAGCAGCTTCCGCTTCGGTAGTGGGTAAGTTTGTTAATTGCCAGTCTGAACGAATTTTAAAAGCAGAGTTGTATGCATTCCTAAAGGAAATTTCATTTTCAATCGCAGGGTCAAGGGGTCTAGCTCCCGTTAAAAAGCTTAAGCTATCAAAACGCACACCTTTTTCCCATTGTTCAATTAGAAATTGAAGACGAAGGCGCATCGTTGAAAGGCTTGCGCCATGTATAATGGCCTCTTCATAATGTTTAAAGCTTGGGTTAACTTCGTCGATCAAAACAAATTCGTGTAAAAATGGGAGAATTTCTTCTTTATACTTTTCAAACTTATTAGATTGAGCTTGCCATCTTTCCCCTTGTCTTAAAAGATTAGCTTGTGCCCATTCATTAATTTTTTCGATCGTTGCTAGTTGAGAGGAAATATCACATTCGAGGATCTGCAATAATTGGATCAGTTTAGTTCTTGGTTTAAAATCTTTATTACAAATGATTCTAGAAGAGCCTAATGTTAAAACTTCATTTTCTAATCGATTTATGAAATCTATCTCGTTATGTTGTGGGCTACTTTTTGCCATTTTAAGTGCATTTTGATAAAGGCCTCTAGCTTCATCTATAAGGGCATTTATGTAATATTCTGATTCAACAGTCTTTGGATTCGCCTCTAAAGGAGCGTTTTTAGAGATTACTAACCCTAAAGTAGTGGCAAATAAAACTTTTTGAACAGTTCCACCTATTTTTTTTAGGGTTTGCCATAAGGGATTTGAATTTGTGACATTTAGTTTTTGTTCAGTAGAAGATCCTTCTATATGAGTTGTTGGTTGTGGATGAGATAATGCTCCAATAGTCATATAACTACCTTTGTTGTATAGTTTAACAAAAGTATTTTGCCTCATACGGAAATTTAATCGTAACAACATTGCAAAAATTGACAGTTTTTTAAAAGATTTAGAGGAATTAAATGAAAATTCATTACATCATTCATGCTGAATTTGAAGGGCCTGGAATTATTGAAGAATGGGCTAAAGCAAAAAAAATTAATCAACAACATTACAAGCCTTTTTTAGGAGATAAATTACCTGTAGTAGAGGAAAAAGATCTCGTTATAATCATGGGAGGACCTCAAAGCCCTTTACAAAAGCAAGAGGCGCCCTATTTGCAAGAAGAAATTGATTTTATAAAAGGATGTATTCAAAAGAAAGTCCCTATCTTAGGTTTTTGCTTGGGGGCGCAATTAATAGGGGAAGCTTTAGGGGCAAAAACAGAAAAGAGCCCTTTTAAAGAAGTTGGTTTTTTTCCAATCGATTTAACAGAAAAAGGAAAAGAAGACCCTTTATTAAATCACTTGCCCAATAAGTTTTCTGTAGTTCATTGGCATAACGATATGCCTGGATTAACCAAAGAAGCTCATATTTTAGCTACGAGTGAAGGGTGTCCAAGGCAAATTATTCGCTATCTTCCAACTGTTTATGGTTTTCAATGCCATCCAGAGCCTAGAAAAATCGATATCGAAGGTATGATTAAATACTGCGCTTCCGATTTAAGTCCTGGAGTTTTCATCCAAAATCAAACGGAATTATTAGGAAGTAACTTTGCAAGAATGAATGAAATGATGTGTAAAATCTTAGACAATTTTTTAAAAATCACAAATAATCGGGCGGAAGCTGTAGTTTAAATAAAAAAAACAAATTTGTAAGGAGGAAAAATGTTCAATTTAAGTGTACTTAATTTCAAACAAACTGTGGTTTATACCATAGAAGAAAACATTCATGGAGGCTGGGACGCCATAAAGTTAAGTTTTCCTGAAATTAAAAAAACAAATGGTGGGCCTCGCGTTATTAATCATACAATTACTAAAGTAATTAAAAATTTTAGTGAAAAATGTGAGGCAAAAAATTGCGCTCAAGAATGGGCTGAAAAAAAGAAGAGAGCTTTCATTAAGTACAATGAACCATTTTATGCTATAAATGGAGCGCATGGGATAACAAAATTCGTTAATGGTATCTCAACATCGGATGGTTTTGGCAATTTAGAAAAATCAATAAAATTGGGTAAAGAACTGGCCGCTAAAGAAAACGTGAGGTTTATTGAGCCAGAGGAGAAAAGTATACCTATCGTTGATATTTTATGAGTTCCATTTCACATTCATTGCCTGTTGTAGACACAACCTTAATCCAAACTTTAGATGAACATAAGGATCAATTGTTTTGTGAATTAATGAATTCAATTAAAAAGAAAAAGGATCGAAAGTTTGTTGATTTAGTAAGTCAAGTTACCGATTTAAATAAGCAAGATAATTTGGGCAATACGGCTTTACATACAGCTATTAAAGTGGGATTTTATACTGCAGCTGAATCGTTAATTTACAAAGGCACTGATTTAAATGTTGCCAATGATGTCGGCGAGACTTCCTTAGAGATGGCAGTAAAAAAAATCCTTGTGAAAGAATTTCAAGAAATAACTTATTTAAATAAATTAGACGAAATCCAAAAAATCATCAGGGTTCTTTACGATTATAAAAGTGGATCGAGTAAGAAAAAAATAGAGAGTAACCTTGTAAATATTACTAAGTTAGATCTTTTGAAAGAAGTGGTGAACTTACTATTAAGGCGAGGAGCTGAAGTTAAAGATGAATTAATTGATTTTTGCTTTTCCTGGATTCGTCTTCATTGTAGTTTCTCAACGGATGATTTTATTAAGAATTTAAAAAATCAATTACAGATATATAAATAATGTAATTTCAAGGGGTAATTAAAGCGATTTTTTGGTTTGAATAAAAAGATCTTAAATATACCATCTTTCAAGATTCACTTTTAAAAGATGGTTTTATGAAAAAAATTCTTATAATGGCCTTATTGTCTTTTTGTTTAGTTTCTTGTCATAAATCAGAATTAGATGAAGATTTGTTTAATGAAACGTTTAAGGAAAATTTTATTCGTAGTGGAGAGGTGGTTGACATTAAACCAGTAGCTTGTAATGCAAATGATGCTGTTGAAGCTTATGAATACGTTATAAAGTGTTATGACAATGACAAAAACATAACCACCATACAAAAGGAAAAGGTTTTCGATATTCGCGATCAAGTATTTGTTAAATGGAAAAATGATAATTACGTAATTTATCCGTATAGACAAGATAATTGGTTTGATATAGTAAATGATCGTTAATCATGTCTTTAAAGCTCGTTAGAGCTTTTGTTCAAAGCCCATGGTGACTAAAAGGAACCGTGGGTAAGAAGATAACAAAAGTCAGAGCTCACAATTTGCTTTAGCAAATGAAGAGCAGCTTAAATTACTGCTCTTTGAGAATTTGAACAGCTTCATCGTAGGTTTCGCTTGTTTGTTTAATTGTTTTTGGAAAAAGATTAGTTTTGAGATATTTTAAGGTTTCATACCTAATGCTTCCACGACATTGACACATTGAGCCTAAAAAAGGGTCTTCTAAATCATCACCGTCAGATGATTTAATTAATATCATTAATGAAATATCTTCGCCCTTAAAAGGAAAAGTATAAAGATAATTTCTTATTTTGGGATTGCTATTAACAACTTGCAAGAAATCGGTTGTTACATTAACTAATAAGCCCCTAGCTTTTTCAATAGGTAATACTCCATAGTGTTTAAAAGAAATATTAAAATTGTGTATAAAACCATCTGGCATTCCGCCTCCTGATCCTAATATTTCGAGGTTATATTTTTTTTGAATAAGATTGATTCCTTGGCTTAGAACCTGATCAAAAGTTTTTTCAGCCTCGCTTCGATTGTCCTTAAACCATCCAAAAAAACAAATCGGAATCAAAAAAATCTTTAAAATGCTTATCATATTTCATCTTTAATATATTTGTAGCTCGTAAGAGCGTTTGTTTAAAGCCCACGGTGACTGAAAGAAACCGTGGGTTAAGAAGATGACAAAAGTTAGAGCTCGTAATTTGCTTTAGCAAATGAAGAGCGACTCAAAACAATAAAGCTCATCCAACCATGAAGTTAGATAATCTTATTTTAATTAAGATTTTGACTGTCTTTTACAATTTTTACAGCGTCTTCTAACGATTCTTTTTCTTTAGAAATAGTAGTAAAAGTTTTTTATCATAATCGACTTTTTGTATCTCATATGATAAATAGTCTGAACTAAAATCAGCCACACTAATATTTGGAAATTCCGCAAAATTATTTTTTTTATCTCTAAAGAAAAGATTGATACTTATATCTTTAGATTCAAAGGGATATTTATATAAGTATGGTTTAACCTCTTGATCGGAATTAATTAGATTTAAAAAATCTATTCCTATATCAATTATCAATTTGCGACAATCTTCTTTATTTAAGGGCATTTTTTTGAAAGGATAAAGTAAAATTGCTTATAACACCCATGGGGGCACTCCCACCAGAGCCCATAGCACTTAGATTATATTTTTTCTCCAAAATCTTAGCCGATTGCATTAATATATTATCAAACGATTTAGTGGCAGGACTTCGATTGTCCTTAAACCATCCAAAAAAACAAATCGGAATTAAAAGAATTTTTAAAATACTTATCATATTTTATCTTTAGTGTATAGC contains these protein-coding regions:
- a CDS encoding glutamine amidotransferase is translated as MKIHYIIHAEFEGPGIIEEWAKAKKINQQHYKPFLGDKLPVVEEKDLVIIMGGPQSPLQKQEAPYLQEEIDFIKGCIQKKVPILGFCLGAQLIGEALGAKTEKSPFKEVGFFPIDLTEKGKEDPLLNHLPNKFSVVHWHNDMPGLTKEAHILATSEGCPRQIIRYLPTVYGFQCHPEPRKIDIEGMIKYCASDLSPGVFIQNQTELLGSNFARMNEMMCKILDNFLKITNNRAEAVV
- a CDS encoding ankyrin repeat protein; amino-acid sequence: MSSISHSLPVVDTTLIQTLDEHKDQLFCELMNSIKKKKDRKFVDLVSQVTDLNKQDNLGNTALHTAIKVGFYTAAESLIYKGTDLNVANDVGETSLEMAVKKILVKEFQEITYLNKLDEIQKIIRVLYDYKSGSSKKKIESNLVNITKLDLLKEVVNLLLRRGAEVKDELIDFCFSWIRLHCSFSTDDFIKNLKNQLQIYK
- the ispG gene encoding 4-hydroxy-3-methylbut-2-en-1-yl diphosphate synthase codes for the protein MIKYCESVYKTKRWKTRQVMVGNVGVGGDNPVRIQSMTTSSTRDIEATVQQIMQLADTGCEIARVTVQGMKEADACEGIKNSLIQKGYTIPIVADIHFFPPAAMRVVDFVDKVRVNPGNYVDRRATFKVLEYDDITYAKEIERIEEKFTPLVQKCKLLKRAMRIGTNHGSLSDRILNRYGDTPQGMVESALEFARVCRKNNFHDIIFSMKSSNPQVMILAYRLLVAEMMKLGWDYPLHLGVTEAGEGEDGRIKSAMGIGSLLLDGIGDTIRVSLTEDAYREIDPCQRLIHFAKHYEESKGVAPFTDFRNIETIERRSLTLPKNISLHRDGSVILGVTAKDMQEPNFYKNLGCDVQLGKPKLKISSTDCIVVKEFSNSNMGTILKNLLEVGITTFSQCEFKGVPIHTLQEAREYYSQWEQNNRFSINPLPQESTYLMIQDETENEWKILETVKPDVIFLAPTQDRLHYSRSFFNWLHKKGITTPVILSFTYLVPKEDLIIQAAAECGALLCDGLGDGIWIQAQEDINFIRNLSFSILQAARMRTSKTDFISCPSCGRTLFDLQEVSKRIRLRTSHLPGVKIAIMGCIVNGPGEMADADFGYVGSKPGMIDLYVGKECVEKDITFEQADDRLVELIKKHGRWVEPEVTNEISVGI
- a CDS encoding major facilitator superfamily transporter, encoding MKKLNPSTSSLFGLNWMIFFLSDVRPGIGPFLSIYLRSYLNWSTDLVGIALGTTDLTASICQIPSGLLVDSVKAKRFILFLACLCIALACSLIISFPTFYTIVFAQALIGISAAIIPPSIASITLGLVGREKFPKRISLNETWSHAGNVVTAAIVGVLSYLFGLPWIVYLVVIFATLSSYFMTYINPAEIHHDIARELNNGNNGNEKAISIAQYLKTSPLLLFCCSVFLFHFSNAAQLPLIGQLLSSKNASISSIFMGACIILAQLVMIVIAYSMGFWMNKTGRKPLFLLGLMILPLRAILYTLTENPILLLCIQLLDGIGAGIFGVIGIVTISDIAKGTGRFNFSVGLMALFQGIGASFSNIFSGIIVSHYGFNTGFFTLAFIGLIGIAFYGLLMPETKVEAK
- the ybiR gene encoding Inner membrane protein YbiR — translated: MQIGSLAIFILVYLGMVLGSWPGLAIDRTGIALLGAIAFIELQNITIGEATQYIDAPSLAILFSFMIISAQFYYSGFYTKVVQEWDKRNFTPRKLLFNIIVASALLSAILINDIVCLALTPLIINICSKKNLNPIPFLLGLVFSSNIGSALTLIGNPQNLLIGQVKEISFTGYLQFSFVPCFLSLLATWAIIVFLYQKNWYASHDIKSLKEITYDNWQSKKGIVVICIVLFFFIFTNLPRDKISLAAAGILLLSRKMASKTILNFIDWQLLVLFIGLFIVNKSFLQMNSLSSISNYLPLSFIDLNNPFWLIAVVVITSNLISNVPAVMLMLPFIETDFQGSLLAIASTFAGNLFIVGSIANIIVVTQASNMGITIDWKKYLKLGFPITMGSFLILIVWLYVWQFLI